A region of Emys orbicularis isolate rEmyOrb1 chromosome 20, rEmyOrb1.hap1, whole genome shotgun sequence DNA encodes the following proteins:
- the LOC135892408 gene encoding intelectin-like protein, whose protein sequence is MKQLALLLLLISVTGATPCTKSVGATELKHHIHDRLENWEDTSYSQSGQSYPSLPRSCKEIKATRAGAGDGIYTLHTENGETYQTFCDMTTKGGGWTLVASVHENNAYGKCTNGDRWSSQQGNNVNYPEGDSNWANYNTFGSAVGSTSDDYKNPGYYDLQAQDLSVWHVTNKTPLKEWKNKSILRYHTENSFLSTEGGNLLRLYQKYPVKYGAGVCKTDNGPAVPIIYDYGNAQQTANYYPPDARNEYVPGYIQFRVFNAEKAPMALCAGVKVTGCNTEHYCIGGGGFFPEGNPIQCGDFPAFDWNGYGTHQHWSVSKEMIESAVLLFYR, encoded by the exons ATGAAGCAACTCGCTCTCCTGCTGCTCCTCATCTCAGTGACCGGGGCGACCCCTTGCA CCAAGAGTGTGGGTGCTACTGAACTGAAACACCACATCCATGACCGGTTGGAGAACTGGGAAGACACGTCCTACTCCCAGAGTGGCCAGAGCTACCCGAGCCTGCCCCGCAGCTGCAAGGAAATTAAAGCCACCCGGGCCGGGGCTGGAG ATGGGATTTACACCCTGCACACCGAGAACGGCGAGACCTACCAGACCTTCTGTGACATGACCACCAAGGGGGGTGGCTGGACCCTGGTGGCCAGCGTGCACGAGAACAACGCCTACGGCAAGTGCACCAATGGCGATCGCTGGTCCAGCCAACAGGGGAACAATGTCAACTACCCAGAGGGAGACAGCAACTGGGCCAATTACAACACCTTCGGCTCTGCGGTGGGCTCCACCAGCGATGACTACAAG AACCCTGGTTATTATGATCTGCAAGCCCAGGACCTGTCCGTGTGGCACGTAACCAACAAGACGCCACTGAAGGAATGGAAGAACAAGTCCATCCTGAGGTACCACACCGAGAACAGCTTCCTGTCCACAGAAGGGGGGAACCTCCTCAGACTCTACCAG AAATACCCAGTGAAATACGGCGCCGGCGTCTGCAAGACTGACAATGGCCCCGCCGTGCCCATCATCTACGACTATGGCAATGCCCAGCAAACCGCCAACTATTACCCTCCAGATGCCCGAA ATGAATATGTTCCCGGCTACATCCAGTTCCGCGTGTTTAATGCTGAGAAGGCGCCCatggctctgtgtgctggggtGAAAGTCACCGGCTGTAACACTGAGCAT TACTGCATAGGTGGAGGAGGGTTCTTCCCAGAAGGGAACCCAATTCAGTGCGGCGATTTCCCTGCCTTTGACTGGAACGGCTACGGAACCCATCAGCACTGGAGCGTATCCAAGGAGATGATTGAATCCGCAGTGCTGCTGTTCTACCGCTGA